A portion of the Pogoniulus pusillus isolate bPogPus1 chromosome 6, bPogPus1.pri, whole genome shotgun sequence genome contains these proteins:
- the TIAL1 gene encoding nucleolysin TIAR isoform X4: MDARVVKDMATGKSKGYGFVSFYNKLDAENAIVHMGGQWLGGRQIRTNWATRKPPAPKSTQENNTKQLRFEDVVNQSSPKNCTVYCGGIASGLTDQLMRQTFSPFGQIMEIRVFPEKGYSFVRFSTHESAAHAIVSVNGTTIEGHVVKCYWGKESPDMTKNFQQVDYSQWGQWSQVYGNPQQYGQYMANGWQVPSYGMYGQAWNQQGFGVDQSPSAAWMGGFGAQPAQGQGAPVIPNQAGYGMASYQTQ; this comes from the exons AT GGATGCACGGGTAGTTAAAGATATGGCAACTGGAAAGTCAAAAGGCTATGGTTTTGTATCTTTTTATAACAAACTG GATGCAGAAAATGCTATTGTACACATGGGAGGCCAGTGGTTGGGAGGCCGTCAAATCAGAACTAACTGGGCAACGCGGAAACCACCAGCCCCCAAAAGTACACAAGAAA ACAACACAAAACAATTGAGATTTGAAGATGTAGTAAATCAGTCAAGTCCAAAAAACTGTACTGTGTACTGTGGAGGAATTGCATCGGGGCTAACAG ATCAGCTTATGAGACAGACTTTTTCACCATTTGGACAGATTATGGAAATAAGAGTGTTCCCAGAAAAAGGTTATTCATTTGTAAG ATTTTCAACCCACGAAAGTGCGGCTCATGCTATTGTTTCAGTTAATGGAACCACAATTGAAGGACATGTTGTTAAGTGTTATTGGGGTAAAGAATCCCCTGATATGACTAAAAACTTCCAACAG GTGGATTACAGTCAGTGGGGGCAATGGAGCCAGGTATACGGAAATCCACAACAGTATGGGCAGTATATGGCTAATGGGTGGCAAGTACCATCATATGGAATGTATGGCCAGGCATGGAATCAACAGGGTTTTGGAGTAGA CCAATCTCCATCTGCCGCCTGGATGGGTGGATTTGGTGCTCAACCTGCCCAGGGACAAGGTGCTCCTGTAATACCTAACCAAGCTGGATATGGTATGGCAAGCTACCAAACACAGTGA